One genomic region from Haloterrigena gelatinilytica encodes:
- a CDS encoding gluconate 2-dehydrogenase subunit 3 family protein: protein MGDNDNQRAAGESDTQARAKLDFTRDVSRRRAMQIGGLAVFGMAGTAEAFDPEKFDVAPLESVQEVEVEEQGLEYFTIQQARVVHDLTARIYPSDDNGPGAPEAGVVYFIDRQMNSAWGRGERWYMQAPFAGKNPTDPFEDDPEEPEDVDPEAEVPWAETNPSETQGWQYALTPNEAYDQGIHAVEEYVRSESDADSFTDLDDDRQDAVVAALEEDAVDTFDDTDIDAGGFFLLLRQNTLEGMFSDPMYGGNREMIGWRLKGFPGTPGALGSYRGLLQEGEYIELEEGDFRKLADDVESLGIGDENQEPANDQSEEGHAHVHDAAEADYPNVVDERAARGDVDREITPMSLDDGDGDADDGGDR, encoded by the coding sequence ATGGGAGATAATGACAACCAACGGGCGGCGGGCGAGTCTGACACCCAAGCGCGGGCGAAACTGGACTTCACCCGAGACGTGTCGCGGCGGCGAGCGATGCAAATCGGCGGGTTAGCCGTCTTCGGCATGGCCGGGACGGCGGAGGCGTTCGACCCCGAGAAGTTCGACGTGGCGCCCCTCGAGAGCGTGCAGGAAGTCGAGGTCGAGGAACAGGGACTCGAGTACTTCACGATCCAGCAGGCGCGGGTCGTCCACGACCTGACGGCGCGGATCTATCCCTCCGACGACAACGGGCCGGGGGCGCCCGAAGCGGGCGTCGTCTACTTCATCGATCGGCAGATGAACTCGGCGTGGGGCCGCGGCGAGCGGTGGTACATGCAGGCTCCGTTCGCCGGGAAGAACCCGACCGATCCGTTCGAAGACGACCCGGAGGAGCCGGAAGACGTCGATCCGGAGGCGGAAGTCCCGTGGGCGGAGACGAACCCCTCGGAGACCCAGGGCTGGCAGTACGCGCTGACGCCGAACGAGGCGTACGATCAGGGCATCCACGCCGTCGAGGAGTACGTCCGGTCGGAGTCCGACGCGGATTCGTTTACGGACCTGGACGACGACCGGCAGGACGCGGTGGTCGCCGCGCTCGAGGAGGACGCGGTCGACACGTTCGACGACACCGACATCGACGCCGGCGGATTCTTCCTCTTGCTTCGACAGAACACCTTGGAGGGGATGTTCAGCGATCCGATGTACGGCGGCAACCGGGAGATGATCGGCTGGCGGCTGAAGGGGTTCCCCGGAACGCCCGGCGCGCTCGGCAGCTACCGAGGCCTGCTGCAGGAAGGCGAGTACATCGAACTCGAGGAGGGGGACTTCCGGAAGCTGGCCGACGACGTCGAATCGCTCGGGATCGGCGACGAGAACCAGGAGCCGGCGAACGACCAGAGCGAGGAGGGCCACGCCCACGTCCACGACGCGGCCGAAGCCGACTACCCGAACGTCGTCGACGAGCGGGCCGCTCGCGGGGACGTCGACCGGGAGATCACGCCGATGAGCCTCGACGACGGTGACGG